In a single window of the Sediminicoccus sp. KRV36 genome:
- a CDS encoding transposase, which translates to MFKKRIPFHNLTDRQWDALRPHLARAAPNGVPLGRPLPDLRHRMNGMFHLLATDAPWREVPAEYGQAGTVARYFRRLTQAGLWERLLQALHDLGPRHPLQGLRRVIFRAARRAYRIRGLGIIVLARRLGFLGALPGPAWMVPDPDLSKTLVALQMRHRKNFGRFVLKWGKALRNLMGMAGGRPHMSRRIRLMMP; encoded by the coding sequence ATGTTCAAGAAACGCATCCCCTTCCACAACCTCACCGACCGCCAATGGGATGCGCTGCGCCCGCATCTGGCCCGCGCCGCCCCGAATGGAGTCCCCCTGGGCCGGCCCTTGCCCGATCTGCGCCATCGCATGAACGGTATGTTCCACCTGCTGGCGACGGATGCCCCCTGGCGCGAGGTTCCGGCGGAATATGGCCAGGCTGGCACCGTCGCGCGGTATTTCCGGCGGCTGACCCAGGCCGGGCTGTGGGAGCGGCTGTTGCAGGCGCTGCATGATCTGGGCCCCCGCCATCCGTTGCAGGGTCTGCGGCGGGTGATCTTTCGTGCGGCGCGGCGGGCCTATCGGATCCGGGGTCTCGGGATTATCGTGCTGGCGCGGCGGCTGGGTTTTCTCGGCGCCTTGCCGGGCCCGGCCTGGATGGTGCCTGACCCGGATTTGTCCAAAACCCTGGTGGCCCTGCAAATGCGCCATCGGAAAAACTTCGGCCGCTTCGTGCTGAAATGGGGGAAGGCCTTGCGCAATCTGATGGGAATGGCCGGTGGCCGGCCGCACATGTCACGCCGCATCCGGCTGATGATGCCATGA
- a CDS encoding YcjX family protein has protein sequence MSGVWAQLRDGTLAVGDAAWNAANVETYRLAVTGLSRAGKTVLMVSLISNLLAMARGTEGTRWNTLPKLAARLSDGKGGSRLLGMEIEPTGTQRIPRFDYEGLRDQMASGEAPAWPPVTDRPALITLRLLLAPSSLIGKAKGLLLGPRLVRLELLDYPGEWLADLPLLEQGYEAWSAEVLADLRLPPRSGFAAPFLAFLETLQPDAAASEEVAAHGFRLYRDALRRCREEAGLRWLQPGRFLMPGPWGEVPLLHFFPWTGAPAPRRGTLGAQLRDRFDAYKTEIRTTFFEPYFSEFNRQLVLVDVLGALFAGKAAFEDARRSLHKIGDSYAKLLEGGWFGGRKIEAVAFAATKSDHVDEHQRSHLRLTLRNMVSAGQASVTEEARRSFHAVSAVRCTRDGDFTDADGRVQRAVFGVPLGANRERPFKPGTVPAGEVPESYWSNAYFVMPQLRPPAFRGGDAHPIENLNLDDILVALLGDAL, from the coding sequence ATGAGTGGCGTCTGGGCCCAGCTGCGCGACGGAACACTGGCCGTCGGCGATGCGGCCTGGAACGCGGCGAATGTCGAGACCTACAGGCTGGCCGTCACCGGCCTCAGCCGCGCCGGCAAGACCGTGCTCATGGTCTCGTTGATTAGCAACCTGCTCGCCATGGCGCGCGGCACCGAGGGGACGCGCTGGAACACCCTTCCCAAGCTTGCGGCGCGGCTCAGCGACGGCAAGGGCGGCTCCCGCCTGCTCGGGATGGAGATCGAGCCCACCGGCACGCAGCGCATTCCCCGCTTCGACTATGAAGGCCTGCGGGACCAGATGGCCTCGGGCGAGGCGCCCGCCTGGCCGCCCGTGACCGACCGGCCTGCCCTTATCACCCTGCGCCTGTTGCTGGCACCCAGTTCGCTCATCGGCAAGGCCAAGGGGCTGCTGCTCGGCCCGCGGCTCGTGCGGCTGGAACTGCTGGACTACCCCGGCGAATGGCTCGCTGACCTGCCGCTTCTGGAGCAAGGCTACGAAGCTTGGTCGGCCGAGGTCCTAGCCGATCTGCGCCTGCCGCCGCGCTCCGGCTTCGCGGCCCCCTTCCTGGCCTTCCTGGAGACACTCCAGCCCGATGCCGCCGCATCCGAGGAGGTGGCCGCGCATGGCTTTCGCCTCTATCGCGACGCGCTGCGCCGTTGCCGGGAGGAGGCGGGGCTGCGCTGGTTGCAGCCCGGCCGCTTCCTCATGCCCGGCCCCTGGGGCGAGGTGCCGCTGCTGCATTTCTTTCCATGGACCGGCGCGCCGGCGCCACGGCGCGGCACGCTGGGCGCCCAGCTGCGCGACCGCTTCGACGCCTACAAGACCGAAATCCGCACGACCTTCTTTGAGCCCTATTTCAGCGAGTTCAACCGCCAGCTCGTCCTGGTGGACGTGCTGGGCGCGCTCTTTGCCGGCAAGGCCGCCTTCGAGGATGCGCGCCGCTCCCTGCACAAGATCGGCGACAGCTACGCAAAGCTGCTGGAAGGCGGCTGGTTCGGCGGCCGGAAGATCGAGGCGGTCGCTTTCGCGGCCACCAAATCGGACCACGTGGATGAGCACCAGCGCAGCCATCTGCGCCTGACGCTGCGCAACATGGTCAGCGCGGGCCAGGCTTCCGTCACCGAGGAGGCGCGGCGCAGCTTCCATGCCGTCTCGGCGGTGCGCTGCACCCGGGATGGCGACTTCACCGATGCGGATGGCCGGGTCCAACGCGCCGTCTTTGGCGTGCCGCTCGGCGCCAACCGGGAGCGTCCCTTCAAGCCCGGCACCGTGCCCGCCGGCGAAGTGCCCGAGAGCTACTGGAGCAACGCCTATTTCGTGATGCCGCAGCTGCGCCCACCGGCCTTTCGTGGCGGCGACGCGCACCCGATCGAGAATCTGAACCTGGACGACATCCTGGTCGCCCTTCTGGGAGACGCGCTGTGA
- a CDS encoding LL-diaminopimelate aminotransferase: MAEEFHRIRRLPPYVFAEVNSAKAKARANAEDIVDLGMGNPDSPTPPHIVAKMIEAVQDPRTHRYSMSKGIPGLRKALAGYYANRFGVKLDPETEVVATLGSKEGLANLAQAISSPGDTILVPNPSYPIHQFGFIIAGASARFIPYTPDDAMLEAIVRAVKHSVPKPTALIVNFPSNPTALLATREFYKELVKIALQHDLFILSDLAYAELYFNPANPPPSVLEIPGAMDCTVEFTSLSKTYNMPGWRMGFAAGNPRLIGALARVKSYLDYGAFAPIQIAAAAALNGPQDCVAEMRALYKDRRDVLVKGLHQAGWDVPPPEGSMFLWAPIPDKFRHLGSVGFSKLLLEKAKVAVAPGIGFGEHGDGHVRIALVENNHRIRQALRGIRGFLQGDNVAPTEEVQAV; encoded by the coding sequence ATGGCCGAAGAATTCCACCGCATCCGCCGCCTGCCGCCCTATGTCTTCGCCGAGGTGAACTCCGCCAAGGCGAAGGCCCGCGCGAATGCCGAGGACATCGTGGATCTCGGCATGGGCAATCCCGACAGCCCGACGCCACCGCATATCGTCGCCAAGATGATCGAGGCGGTGCAGGACCCGCGCACCCATCGCTACTCCATGTCAAAGGGGATTCCCGGGCTGCGCAAGGCGCTGGCGGGCTATTACGCCAACCGCTTCGGCGTGAAGCTGGACCCGGAGACGGAGGTGGTGGCCACACTCGGCTCGAAGGAGGGGCTGGCCAATCTGGCGCAGGCGATCTCCTCGCCGGGGGATACCATCCTGGTGCCCAATCCCTCCTACCCGATCCATCAATTCGGCTTCATCATCGCCGGCGCCTCGGCCCGCTTCATCCCCTACACGCCGGATGATGCGATGCTGGAGGCGATCGTGCGCGCGGTGAAGCATTCCGTGCCGAAGCCCACCGCCCTCATCGTGAACTTCCCGTCCAACCCGACGGCGCTGCTCGCCACGCGCGAATTCTACAAGGAGCTGGTGAAGATCGCGCTGCAGCATGACCTGTTCATCCTGAGCGACCTTGCCTATGCCGAGCTCTACTTCAACCCGGCCAACCCACCGCCCTCCGTGCTGGAAATTCCGGGGGCGATGGATTGCACGGTGGAATTCACCAGCCTTTCCAAGACCTACAACATGCCGGGCTGGCGCATGGGCTTCGCCGCCGGCAACCCAAGGCTGATCGGCGCGCTGGCGCGAGTGAAATCCTACCTGGATTACGGCGCCTTCGCCCCCATCCAGATTGCCGCGGCGGCTGCCCTGAATGGCCCGCAGGATTGCGTGGCCGAGATGCGCGCCCTCTACAAGGACCGGCGCGATGTGCTGGTGAAGGGGCTGCACCAGGCCGGCTGGGATGTGCCGCCGCCCGAGGGCTCGATGTTCCTCTGGGCGCCGATCCCGGACAAGTTCCGCCATCTGGGTTCCGTCGGTTTCTCCAAGCTTCTGCTGGAAAAGGCCAAGGTCGCCGTGGCACCCGGCATCGGCTTTGGCGAGCATGGCGATGGCCATGTGCGCATCGCCCTGGTCGAGAACAACCACCGCATCCGCCAGGCCCTGCGCGGCATTCGCGGCTTCCTCCAAGGCGACAATGTCGCCCCCACCGAGGAAGTGCAGGCGGTATGA
- a CDS encoding SIMPL domain-containing protein: MIRPLLLLAALILPLSAMAQSETRLRVSETGSVAVPPDELIASLRIEARADTAAEAQEQVNRAMAAALTAARAVPGARVTNGQYAARTDRDKQEVIAQQSLNLRGPEALVALVGRLQADGLLLDQISWQLSPAAARQGRDDATRAAIRSVQERGAAIARDLGLRVSAMRDLYVEAAPEGQPMMMSARAASATAPSVTAEDITVTARVTADLLLRR; this comes from the coding sequence ATGATCCGCCCGCTTCTGCTGCTGGCCGCGCTGATCCTGCCGCTCTCCGCCATGGCCCAGTCGGAGACGCGGCTGCGCGTTTCGGAGACCGGCAGCGTCGCGGTGCCGCCCGATGAGCTGATCGCCTCGCTGCGGATCGAGGCGCGCGCCGATACCGCGGCCGAGGCACAGGAACAGGTGAACCGCGCCATGGCCGCAGCCCTCACCGCCGCGCGGGCCGTGCCAGGTGCTCGCGTCACCAACGGCCAATACGCAGCCCGCACCGATCGCGACAAGCAGGAGGTCATCGCGCAGCAATCCCTGAACCTGCGCGGGCCGGAGGCGCTGGTGGCACTGGTCGGGCGGTTGCAGGCCGATGGACTGCTGCTGGACCAGATCAGCTGGCAACTCAGCCCCGCCGCCGCGCGCCAGGGCCGCGATGACGCGACCCGCGCGGCCATTCGCTCCGTGCAGGAGCGTGGGGCCGCCATCGCGCGGGACCTTGGCCTGCGCGTTTCCGCCATGCGGGACCTTTACGTGGAGGCAGCACCCGAGGGCCAGCCGATGATGATGTCGGCCCGGGCCGCGAGTGCGACCGCACCCAGCGTCACCGCCGAGGACATCACCGTCACCGCCCGTGTCACCGCGGATCTGCTGCTCCGCCGCTAG
- the glpX gene encoding class II fructose-bisphosphatase, whose amino-acid sequence MSDTKPGSVADRNLALELVRVTEAAALAASFWVGKGDKNSADGAAVEAMRRAFDSVAIQGTVVIGEGEMDEAPMLFIGEKVGLYAKTGGGVLADIAVDPLEGTTLTAKGGPNAMAVVALANRGGFLHAPDCYMDKIAIGPGYPDGIVDLDRTPAENLEALAKAKGVPIGELTVCTLDRDRHKDIIKACRAAGARLMLIPDGDVFGVVACAQPETGVDMYLGWGGAPEGVLAAAALRCIGGQMQGRLIFEDEGQVIRAKEMGIADPNRKYSLTDMANGEVMFAATGVTSGPMLRGVRLFPGGAVTHSIVMRSKSGTVRYVEGRHNFKLKPV is encoded by the coding sequence ATGTCCGACACCAAGCCCGGCTCCGTCGCCGATCGCAATCTGGCCCTGGAACTGGTCCGCGTGACCGAGGCTGCGGCCCTGGCCGCCAGCTTCTGGGTCGGCAAGGGGGACAAGAACTCGGCCGATGGCGCCGCGGTGGAGGCCATGCGCCGCGCCTTTGACAGCGTCGCCATCCAGGGCACCGTGGTCATCGGCGAGGGCGAGATGGATGAGGCGCCCATGCTCTTCATCGGCGAGAAGGTTGGCCTCTACGCCAAGACCGGCGGCGGCGTGCTGGCCGATATCGCGGTGGACCCGCTGGAGGGCACGACGCTGACCGCCAAGGGCGGGCCGAACGCCATGGCGGTGGTTGCACTCGCCAATCGCGGCGGCTTCCTGCACGCGCCCGATTGCTACATGGACAAGATCGCGATCGGCCCGGGCTATCCCGATGGCATCGTGGATCTGGACCGCACGCCGGCGGAAAACCTGGAGGCGCTGGCCAAGGCCAAGGGCGTGCCCATCGGTGAACTCACCGTCTGCACGCTGGACCGGGACCGCCACAAGGACATCATCAAGGCATGCCGCGCCGCCGGTGCGCGCCTGATGCTGATCCCGGATGGCGATGTCTTCGGCGTCGTCGCCTGCGCGCAGCCCGAAACGGGCGTGGACATGTATCTGGGCTGGGGGGGCGCGCCCGAGGGCGTGCTGGCGGCGGCGGCGCTGCGCTGCATCGGCGGCCAGATGCAGGGCCGGCTGATCTTCGAGGATGAGGGCCAGGTGATCCGCGCCAAGGAAATGGGCATCGCCGATCCCAACCGCAAATACTCCCTGACCGACATGGCGAATGGCGAGGTGATGTTCGCGGCCACCGGCGTCACCAGCGGGCCGATGCTGCGCGGCGTGCGGCTGTTTCCTGGCGGCGCCGTCACGCATTCCATCGTGATGCGCAGCAAGTCGGGCACGGTGCGCTACGTCGAAGGGCGCCATAACTTCAAGTTGAAGCCGGTCTGA
- a CDS encoding gamma carbonic anhydrase family protein: MSGPLYTFEGKTPLVHPRAWVAPTAAVIGDVEIAEEASIWYHCVLRGDTNIIRIGARTNIQDGTIIHVNAGRQSTIIGADVTVGHAAIIHACRLEDGAFVGMGATVLDDAVIEAGGVLAAGSVLPPGKRIAALELWMGNPAKLVRVLTPEARAGFARTAPHYVELAGRHRGIS, from the coding sequence ATGAGCGGCCCGCTCTACACCTTCGAGGGTAAGACGCCGCTGGTGCATCCGCGCGCCTGGGTGGCGCCGACGGCGGCCGTGATCGGCGATGTCGAAATCGCCGAGGAAGCCAGCATCTGGTATCATTGCGTGCTGCGCGGGGACACGAACATCATCCGCATTGGTGCCCGCACGAATATCCAGGATGGCACCATCATCCATGTGAATGCCGGCCGCCAATCCACCATCATCGGCGCCGATGTGACGGTGGGGCATGCCGCCATCATCCATGCCTGCCGGCTGGAGGATGGCGCCTTTGTCGGCATGGGGGCCACGGTGCTGGATGATGCGGTGATCGAGGCGGGCGGCGTGCTCGCCGCGGGCTCGGTGCTGCCGCCGGGCAAGCGCATCGCGGCGCTGGAATTGTGGATGGGCAACCCGGCCAAGCTGGTGCGTGTTCTCACGCCGGAGGCGCGGGCGGGTTTCGCCCGGACGGCGCCGCACTATGTGGAATTGGCCGGGCGCCACCGTGGTATTTCGTAA
- the phaC gene encoding class I poly(R)-hydroxyalkanoic acid synthase — translation MTESSGGKPPEFQMPDPALVSRTMAEVAERGQRIVQDFLKRQSDGTGNPDPLNIGGAFMEMTTKLMTNPARLVQAQMGFWQDYLTLWSNTARRMMGENVNAVIEEPKGDRRFKDDAWRENEVFDFIRQSYLLSARYFTSAVNSADGLDAKTTQKVDFYTRQFVDAMSPANFVMTNPEVLRKTAETGGSNLLKGLSNLLFDLERGKGKLRIRMTDDSKFKVGENIAVTPGKVVFQTPLMQLIQYNPTTEKVLKRPLVIFPPWINKFYILDLRPKNSFIRWAVDQGHTVFVASWVNPDEALAEKGFDDYMQEGVLAALDAIEQATGVREVNAIGYCLGGTLLATTLAYMATKRDNRIKSATYFVTMTDFEEAGELGVFIDEEQLKALEEKMGKRGFLDGREMATTFNMLRANDLIWSFVVNNYLLGQDPFPFDLLYWNDDSTRMPARMHSFYLRRMYQQNDLCKQGAIELLNTKIDLRKIKVPSYLISTREDHIAPWKSTYRGTQLYSGPVRFVLAASGHIAGVVNPPDSGKYSHWVNENLPASPDEWFAGATELAGSWWPDWHRWITALDRTMVPARQPGDGKLTPIENAPGSYVRVMVND, via the coding sequence ATGACCGAATCCTCAGGCGGCAAGCCGCCCGAATTCCAGATGCCCGATCCCGCGCTGGTCTCACGGACGATGGCCGAGGTGGCCGAGCGCGGCCAGCGCATCGTGCAGGATTTCCTGAAGCGCCAATCCGATGGCACCGGTAATCCGGACCCGCTGAATATCGGCGGCGCCTTCATGGAAATGACCACCAAGCTGATGACCAACCCGGCCCGGCTGGTCCAGGCGCAGATGGGCTTCTGGCAGGACTACCTCACCCTCTGGTCCAACACCGCCCGGCGCATGATGGGCGAGAATGTGAATGCCGTCATCGAGGAACCCAAAGGCGACCGACGCTTCAAGGATGACGCCTGGCGCGAGAATGAGGTCTTCGACTTCATCCGCCAGTCCTACCTGCTGTCCGCCCGCTACTTCACCTCCGCGGTGAACAGCGCGGATGGGCTTGATGCGAAGACAACGCAGAAGGTGGATTTCTACACGCGGCAATTCGTGGATGCGATGAGCCCGGCCAATTTCGTCATGACCAACCCCGAAGTCCTGCGCAAGACCGCCGAGACCGGGGGCTCGAACCTGCTCAAGGGCCTGTCCAACCTGCTGTTCGACCTGGAGCGCGGCAAGGGCAAGCTGCGCATCCGAATGACCGATGACAGCAAGTTCAAGGTGGGCGAGAACATCGCCGTCACCCCCGGCAAGGTGGTGTTCCAGACGCCGCTGATGCAGCTGATCCAGTACAACCCGACCACCGAGAAGGTGCTGAAGCGCCCGCTCGTGATCTTCCCGCCCTGGATCAACAAGTTCTACATCCTGGATCTGCGGCCCAAGAACAGCTTCATCCGCTGGGCGGTGGACCAGGGCCATACCGTCTTCGTGGCGAGCTGGGTGAACCCCGATGAGGCGCTCGCCGAAAAGGGCTTCGACGACTACATGCAGGAGGGCGTGCTGGCGGCGCTGGACGCCATCGAGCAGGCGACGGGCGTGCGTGAGGTCAACGCCATCGGCTATTGCCTGGGCGGCACGCTGCTGGCCACCACCCTCGCCTATATGGCGACCAAGCGGGACAACCGCATCAAATCCGCCACCTATTTCGTGACCATGACCGATTTCGAGGAAGCGGGCGAACTCGGCGTCTTCATCGATGAGGAGCAGCTGAAGGCACTCGAGGAGAAGATGGGCAAGCGCGGTTTCCTCGACGGCCGGGAAATGGCGACGACCTTCAACATGCTGCGCGCCAATGACCTGATCTGGTCCTTTGTCGTGAACAACTACCTGCTCGGCCAGGACCCCTTCCCGTTCGACCTGCTCTACTGGAATGATGACAGCACCCGCATGCCGGCCCGCATGCACAGCTTCTATCTGCGCCGGATGTACCAGCAGAATGACCTGTGTAAGCAGGGTGCCATCGAATTGCTCAACACCAAGATCGACCTGCGCAAGATCAAGGTGCCGAGCTATCTGATTTCCACGCGTGAGGATCACATCGCGCCTTGGAAAAGCACCTATCGCGGCACGCAGCTCTATAGCGGGCCGGTGCGCTTCGTGCTGGCGGCCTCGGGCCATATCGCCGGCGTGGTGAATCCGCCCGATTCCGGCAAGTACAGCCATTGGGTCAATGAAAACCTGCCCGCGAGCCCGGATGAATGGTTCGCCGGCGCGACGGAGCTGGCCGGCAGCTGGTGGCCGGACTGGCACCGCTGGATCACGGCGCTGGACCGCACCATGGTCCCGGCCCGCCAACCGGGCGACGGCAAGCTGACGCCGATCGAAAACGCGCCGGGCAGCTACGTCCGCGTGATGGTCAACGACTGA
- the recJ gene encoding single-stranded-DNA-specific exonuclease RecJ: protein METALGVERSLTGRRWIWRHSEPRMAAALSQQLDLPEIVGRLLAARGLDPDSAGLFLEPTLRALLPDPSVLLEMDLAAARLADAVQRAETVAVFADYDVDGACSGAVMVQALRHLGCTVIPYVPDRLAEGYGPNGPAIAGLVARGATLIICVDCGIAAHEALAGAGAEIVVLDHHKADGPPPRVVAAVNPNRLDCPSGLRQLCAAGVAFLAAIALQRELRRRGFFATRPEPDLREMLDMVALATVCDVVPLIGVNRAFVQHGLRILARRERAGLAALMELNAVRDAPSAHTLGFVLGPRINAGGRISIPDLGLRLLLETDPIEARGMAERLDAVNRKRQEVEAGVLHAAMLQAEAQQAAGHAVFLLQDEGWHPGVVGIVAGRVRERFNRPACVAGFENGKGKGSGRSVPGLDLGAAIIAARQSGMLIAGGGHAMAAGFTIEASRLPELHAHLNERLAAARDLPGAADQVLEGALTVRGATAELAQGIGRLAPFGAGNDEPAFGLTRARVVKSSRVGKEGATIRAFLEGEDGGRLKAICFRAKEGPLAEALLAQGGAPLMLAGHLRAEVWNEQTSASFFVTDAARL, encoded by the coding sequence ATGGAGACGGCGCTCGGCGTCGAGCGCAGCCTCACCGGGCGCCGCTGGATCTGGCGGCACAGCGAGCCCCGGATGGCGGCCGCCCTGTCGCAGCAGCTGGACCTGCCCGAGATTGTCGGCCGGCTGCTGGCCGCGCGCGGGCTCGATCCCGATTCCGCCGGCCTCTTTCTGGAGCCGACGCTCCGCGCCCTGCTGCCCGACCCCTCGGTGCTGCTGGAAATGGACCTGGCCGCCGCGCGCCTGGCCGATGCCGTGCAGCGGGCCGAGACCGTCGCCGTCTTCGCTGACTATGATGTGGATGGCGCCTGCTCGGGTGCCGTGATGGTGCAGGCGCTGCGGCATCTGGGCTGCACCGTCATCCCCTATGTGCCGGACCGCCTGGCCGAGGGCTATGGCCCCAATGGCCCGGCCATCGCGGGGCTGGTGGCGCGCGGCGCCACCCTCATCATCTGCGTGGATTGCGGCATCGCGGCGCATGAGGCGCTGGCCGGGGCCGGCGCCGAGATCGTCGTGCTGGACCATCACAAGGCGGATGGCCCGCCGCCGCGCGTGGTGGCGGCGGTGAACCCGAACCGGCTGGATTGCCCCTCGGGCCTGCGGCAGCTTTGCGCGGCGGGTGTGGCCTTCCTGGCCGCCATCGCCCTGCAGCGCGAATTGCGCCGGCGCGGCTTCTTCGCGACACGGCCCGAGCCTGACCTGCGCGAGATGCTCGACATGGTGGCGCTGGCCACGGTGTGTGACGTGGTGCCGCTGATCGGCGTCAACCGCGCCTTCGTGCAGCATGGCCTGCGCATTCTGGCGCGGCGGGAGCGTGCTGGCCTCGCGGCATTGATGGAGCTGAACGCGGTGCGCGATGCGCCCTCGGCCCATACGCTGGGCTTTGTGCTGGGGCCGCGCATCAATGCGGGGGGGCGGATTTCCATCCCCGATCTCGGCCTGCGGCTTTTGCTGGAAACGGACCCGATCGAGGCGCGCGGCATGGCCGAGCGGCTGGATGCGGTCAATCGCAAGCGCCAGGAGGTCGAGGCCGGGGTGCTGCATGCCGCCATGCTCCAGGCCGAGGCGCAGCAGGCCGCCGGGCATGCGGTATTCCTGTTGCAGGATGAGGGCTGGCACCCCGGCGTGGTCGGCATCGTCGCGGGGCGCGTGCGGGAGCGGTTCAACCGGCCCGCCTGCGTCGCGGGGTTCGAGAATGGCAAGGGCAAGGGCTCGGGACGCTCGGTCCCGGGGCTGGATCTGGGGGCGGCCATCATCGCGGCGCGGCAATCGGGCATGCTGATCGCCGGCGGCGGGCATGCCATGGCCGCGGGCTTCACCATCGAGGCGAGCCGCCTGCCGGAATTGCACGCGCATCTGAATGAACGCTTGGCTGCGGCCAGGGATTTGCCCGGCGCGGCCGACCAGGTGCTGGAAGGTGCGCTCACCGTGCGCGGCGCCACGGCGGAACTGGCGCAGGGCATCGGCCGCCTCGCCCCGTTTGGCGCCGGCAATGATGAGCCGGCCTTCGGCCTGACCCGCGCCCGCGTCGTGAAATCAAGCCGCGTCGGCAAGGAGGGGGCCACCATCCGCGCCTTCCTGGAGGGCGAGGATGGCGGGCGGCTCAAGGCCATCTGCTTCCGCGCCAAGGAAGGCCCGCTGGCCGAGGCCCTGCTGGCCCAGGGTGGCGCGCCGCTGATGCTGGCCGGGCATTTGCGGGCGGAAGTCTGGAATGAGCAGACCAGCGCCAGCTTCTTCGTGACGGATGCGGCGCGGCTCTGA
- a CDS encoding homoserine dehydrogenase, whose amino-acid sequence MSVPMKLGVAGLGTVGAGLINLLRANADLIAARAGQRIEVVAVSARDRGRDRGVDVAGLRWHEDAVALAADPEVEVVVELIGGSEGPARSLVEAALEAGKPVVTANKALLATHGAALAQLSEARGVPLAYEAAVAGGIPAIKALREGLAGNRISRVAGILNGTCNYILTEMRVKGLPFATVLKTAQELGYAEADPAFDIDGVDAAHKLAILAALAFGHQVDLKALHIEGIRNVSALDIALAGELGYRIKLLGIASRDERGVTARVHPCMVPEASPIASVDGVFNAVMAEGDAVGRVVLQGRGAGAGPTASAVVADLIDIARGRSAPVWGAASATLDTTPGLPMERHRGAYYLRLMVLDQPGVIADVTGALRDARISLESMLQRGRAPGEAVPVVLVTHECEEAEMQSALARIAALPSVVEPPAMIRIEVL is encoded by the coding sequence ATGAGCGTGCCGATGAAACTCGGCGTGGCCGGCCTGGGCACCGTGGGTGCCGGCCTGATCAACCTGTTGCGCGCCAATGCCGATCTCATCGCGGCGCGCGCCGGGCAGCGCATTGAGGTGGTGGCCGTCTCGGCACGGGATCGCGGCCGGGATCGCGGCGTGGATGTCGCGGGGCTGCGCTGGCACGAGGATGCGGTGGCCCTGGCCGCCGACCCCGAGGTCGAGGTGGTGGTCGAGCTGATCGGCGGTTCCGAGGGGCCGGCGCGGTCGCTGGTGGAAGCCGCCCTTGAGGCCGGCAAGCCGGTCGTCACCGCCAACAAGGCGTTGCTGGCCACGCATGGCGCCGCACTGGCACAACTCTCCGAGGCGCGTGGCGTGCCGCTCGCCTATGAGGCGGCGGTGGCTGGCGGCATCCCGGCCATCAAGGCCCTGCGCGAGGGGCTGGCCGGCAACCGGATCAGCCGCGTCGCCGGCATCCTGAACGGCACCTGCAACTACATCCTGACCGAGATGCGCGTGAAGGGCCTGCCCTTCGCGACCGTGCTCAAGACCGCGCAGGAACTGGGCTATGCCGAGGCCGACCCGGCCTTTGACATTGATGGCGTGGATGCGGCGCACAAGCTTGCCATCCTGGCCGCGCTGGCCTTCGGCCATCAGGTGGATCTCAAGGCGCTGCATATCGAGGGCATCCGCAATGTCTCGGCCCTCGATATCGCGCTGGCCGGGGAGCTCGGCTATCGCATCAAGCTGCTGGGCATCGCCTCCCGCGATGAGCGTGGCGTGACCGCGCGCGTGCATCCCTGCATGGTGCCGGAGGCGAGCCCCATTGCCAGCGTGGATGGCGTCTTCAACGCCGTGATGGCCGAGGGCGATGCGGTGGGCCGCGTGGTGCTGCAAGGCCGCGGCGCCGGCGCCGGCCCGACCGCGAGTGCGGTGGTGGCCGATCTGATCGACATCGCGCGCGGGCGCTCGGCCCCGGTCTGGGGCGCGGCTTCCGCGACACTCGACACCACGCCCGGCCTGCCGATGGAGCGGCATCGCGGCGCCTACTACCTGCGGCTGATGGTGCTGGATCAGCCCGGCGTCATCGCCGATGTCACGGGCGCGCTGCGCGATGCGCGGATCAGCCTGGAATCCATGCTGCAACGCGGCCGCGCCCCGGGCGAGGCGGTGCCCGTCGTGCTCGTCACCCATGAATGCGAGGAGGCGGAGATGCAATCGGCGCTGGCCCGCATCGCCGCCCTGCCCAGCGTGGTGGAGCCGCCCGCCATGATCCGCATCGAGGTGCTGTGA